The DNA window ctccggtttcctcccacattccaaaaacatgctaggttaattggcgactaactaaccagcgactccaaattgtccataggtatgaatgtactcacattcatacctatggacaatttggagtcgctgaatggttgtttgtcaatatgtgccctgtgattggctggccaccagtccaatcacagctgggagacagctgggataggctccagcacccccgcgatcctcgtgaggataagcggtagaatgaatgaataactgtaATAATGCTAACACGATAGAATGTCCATCATGGTAGCACAGCAGCAGCCgctataaaaacagaaaagaacaTACTGCATGGTGTCTCTGCATGGTGGGGGATTTGGCCGGGCCTTTAAGAGGGTGGGTGGGCGCTGGGGGTCGCAGCTGTCCAACGCTTCCGTTTGCAGGCATCCTGGGCCCAGGAGGGACACCCTAAAACACGAAAACCTGCATTAGGGTTTGATTTTGCCCATTTTTTAACACATACAAGTGCAACGAACATATTTTGCCACGAGAGGGAGACATTCTACAAGACATTTCGGTGCAGGCATCGGTAACAGCTACTACCATCTGCGGATAAACGATTTATTTTTAGAACGAGGTCCCCTTCTCATTTCTTAATTGTCTGTACAGAAAGTGAGGAAAATCCCTGAGACAGCaagaaaaatgtgacaaattgGGTTTATTGAGCACACTTGCTCTTCTACCAGAACCCATTTGGTCCCTGACACAGTATTGAAAAGCTGGAGTCAGCAGCCTGATAATATTGCACTGATgcaaaaagagaaaagaaacaTTGTGTGTATGAAGTGTGGAGGGTTAATGTTGAAAGGTCATTGTTGTAAGAGGAGCCAATAAATGCTGTTTATGTTTGTACAACTGAGTAATCCTGATGTGTCATTAAGCTCTTTTCCATGTTTCCTCCCCccttttttccacaaatgaaGACCACATGTGGCATGAGTGGGAGCCCAGTGATTCGTGTAGCAAGCGGTATACAGGCGCTGATCCGGCCCGGCCTTGCCCGCTCTCACACTGCACTTCCTCCACACTAGACGTCATCCCCTGGGAGCGGTCTTGCATCTGGACTTGGCCTCAGCTCGCTTTCCCAGGAAAAAAGCGCTCCCTTCACAGCCCCTGCCACAGCCACCAGGCGGGTCTTGGCCCGCCCCCTCCCGTCCCAGGGCCCCCGAATTTGATGCTAATTGAGGAGGGCTGTGTTGTCGAGAGTTCGCCCACAAACAGTCTAGGTCCAATGTGAAGATGATGCCattgccccccccgcccccctcataGTACAAGCATGAATTATGATCCACTACAACCCACTAATCCTAACCCACTAACCCAAACCTAATCTTACTTTGAAACCCCGACCCTAGTTTGAAAcccttatcttatcttactttGAAATCCCAACTCTAGTTTGAAAcccttatcttatcttactttGAAATCCCAACTCTAGTTTGAAACCcttcttttactttgaaatcctGACCCTAGTTTGAAACCCTTATCTTACTTTGAAATCCTAACCCTAGTTTGAAACCcttcttttactttgaaatcccAACCCTAGTTTGAAACCCTTGTCTTATCTCACTTTGAAATCCCAACCCTAGTTTGAAACCcttcttttactttgaaatccaGACTCTAGTTTGAAACCCTCACCTTACTTTAAAATCCCAACCCTAGCTTGAAAcccttattttacttttaaatcCCGACCATAGTTTGAAACCCTTATCTTACTTTGAAATCCCAAATCTAGTTTGAAACCcttcttttactttgaaattcAGACCCGAGCTTGAAACCCTTATCTTACTCTGAAATCCCGACCCTAGTTTGAAATCcttcttttactttgaaatcccAACCCTAGTTTGAAACCCTTGTCTTATCTTACTTTGAAATCCCAACCCTAGTTTGAAACCcttcttttactttgaaatcccAACCATAGTTTGAAACCCTTCTTTTACATTGAAATCCAGACCCCAGTGTGAAAcccttatcttatcttactttGAAATCCCGAGCCCTAGTTTGAAAcccttatcttatcttactttGAAATCCCAACCCTAGTTTGAAACCcttattttactttgaaatccCGACCATAGTTTGAAAcccttatcttatcttactttGTGTCACATCCTGGTGCCCTTGCtctgttccccagtctcctccctgtttttgtgtctccccagatcctctgttcctggctggaggcggagctgctgaacaCACCTGAAGCCAATTACTCCGCGTGCTCTTAAGCTGACTGCAGACAGCTGGGGAACGCCGGATTATTGCACTACAACCGCTACGCTACACATGCCGCAGCTCTGTCTCCTAGTTCCTTGTGtttttgcgttcagcagcgctcgcctcTAGCCAACCCtccttgtgtttttccatggtgctccattccgacaccatcgccttttgttaTTACCTTTTGGGCCTAATAAAGCCATCAGAACTCACTCACCTGTCTCCAGTCTCCGTGTCCGGGACCCAGACCCTCCGGGAGCGTAACAGAATAATCCGGCCAAAAGAAAAGGTATGGAACCCGGCGACGCGGACCCGGTCCAGAAGTCCCTTCGCCTTCAAGCCATGCGCCTCTCCAAACAAGAGGAACAATTCGGCGCACTCGGCGCTGGCATGCAGAACCTGGCCGAGAGGCAAGATGCACGCATGACCGCCCTTGAGACCCAGCTCAACGCCGTGCTCTCGGCCCTGCAAGTCCACCCGGCTCTCGCCGCACCTCCGGCTGCGGACGTCCCTCCGGATCCTTCCCCTCTGCCGGTTGTGCCCAGCCCTGCAGCCGTGTGCCCCCAGCTCTCGAAACCGGAGCGCTTCTCCGGGGACTCAGGTGACGTGCGCACCTTCCTGACTCAGTGCGAGCTGCACTTCGAGCTCCAAGCGGCCGCGTTCCCCACAGAACGCGCTCGAGTTGCCTTTGCCACCTCCCACCTCACGGGCAAGGCGGGCGCCTGGGCCACGGCGGAATGGAGCCGTCGCTCGGCCATCTGTTCCTCCTTTTCCTCGTTTGCAAAGGCGTTGGAGCAAGTATTCCAACGGAATCTCCCCGGCCGCGAGGCTGCCCGGACCCTCCTGAGGCTTCGCCAAGACAAGCTCAGCGTTTCGGACTACGCGATCGAGTTCCGCGCCCTCGCAGCAATGAGCGACTGGAACCCCTCAGCTCTCCTGGACGTGTTCTCCGACGGGCTCGCGGAGCGAATCAGAGACCACATGATTCCCCTGGAGACGCCGGGCGATCTGGACGAGTTGATCGCCCTGGCAGTCCGCATCGAGAAGCGCCTGAACTTCCGCGAGCAGGACCGGCTCCTCCGACGCGCCGCGCCGACCTTCGTTCGGAGATCCCCCGATGAGCCCGCCCTCTTCCATCGGCCGTCCACCTCCATGGGGGCACCACCTATGCTGGCACCGGAGGAACCGATGCAGCTCGGCGGACATCGTCTCACGCCGGCCGAAAGGAGGCGTCGCATCCAGCTACGTCTCTGCATCTACTGCGGACAGCCCGACCACAACATCTCCCGCTGTCCCCTCCGCCCAGGCAGCCAACGCTCCCAAGCTACGGTCACGCCCTCTCCTGGTTCGTCGGTGGTCTCACGGACCGCACTTCCTGCCTCGACCACGCCTGCTGCCAGCCGCTTGCAGTTGCCAGGTACACTCTCCTGGTCTGATATCAGTATTGATATCAAGGCTTTTATCGACTCTGGCTCGGACGACTGCTTCCTCGACGAAGCGTTTGTGGTTAGCGCTTCTATCCCGGTGGTGCCGCTCTCGACGGCCAAAGTCGTACGCTCCTTGGATGGGCGCCACCTCGCTAGTGTCACTCACCAGACACACTCTCTGTCGCTCCGCCTATCTGGCAACCACGTCGAAAACTTGACTTTTTTCATCATCCCCTCGCGCTCCGCTCCCGTGGTGTTAGGGCTTAATTGGCTAAGCAGACACAACCCTCACATTGACTGGGCTAAGCCAGCCATTGCTAACTGGAGCATTTTCTGTCACACGCATTGCTTGAGGGGGGCGTGTCCCCGTCTGCCGGCCGCTCGCGCCGTTACCCCCGAGCTCATAGATCTCTCCTCTGTTCCCTCCGCTTACCACGATCTTCGCGACGTATTCAGTAAGAGCAGGGCCATGTCACTCCCCCCTCACCGTCCCTACGACTGCAGTATTAATCTTCACCCCGGTGCCACACTCCCCACCTCACGCCTGTATAACGTGTCGAAGCCTGAGAGAGAGGCACTCGAGGAATAtatttcttcctctctcgcGTCGGGCCTCATtcgcccctcctcctctcctttaGCTGCCggctttttctttgttgagAAGAAGGACAAATCACTCCGTCCATGCGTGGACTACCGGGCCCTCAATAATAtcacagttaaaaataaatacccaCTTCCCTTACTGGACTCTGCTTTCAATTCCCTCCACTCAGCTAAGTTCTTCACCAAACTCGACCTCCGCAACGCCTACCACCTTGTCCGCATCCGAGAGGGGGACGAGTGGAAGACTGCATTCAACACCCCTATTGGCCACTTCGAGTACCTCGTTATGCCTTTTGGCCTCACCAACGCGCCCGCCGTTTTTCAGTGCCTCATAAACGATGTCCTTCGCGACATGCTGGGTCGTTTTGTTTTCGTCTACCTCgatgacattttgattttttctgcCACTCTCGAGGAGCATATCCAGCAGGTGCGGCTGGTCTTACAGAGGCTCCTTGAGAATAAGCTTTTTGTTAAAGCGGAGAAATGCACCTTCCATTCGTCGTCTGTCTCTTTTCTGGGGTTTGTggtggagaaggggcaactcCGAGCCGACCCTGCCAAAATCCAGGCTGTGGTCGAATGGCTCCCTCCTACATCAAGGAAGGACCTGCAAAGGTTTCTGGGCTTTGCTAATTTCTACCGCCGCTTCGTTCAGAATTTCAGTCGGGTCGCAGAACCTTTGAACAGGCTCACATCCCCTAAGGTTCCTTTTGTGTGGTCCCCAGACGCCAATTCCGCCTTTGAGAGACTTAAGTTGTGTTTTACCTCTGCACCTGTTCTTGTCCACCCTGACCCTCTCTGTCAATTCTTTGTCGAGGTGGACGCGTCCGACACCGGCGTGGGGGCtgtcctctcccagcgctccaccacCGATCAGAAGCTGCACCCCTGTGCCTTCTTCTCTCGCCGTCTGACCCCGGCGGAACGCAACTATGACATTGGCAACAGGGAGTTACTGGCCGTCGTCTTGGCCctacaggagtggaggcactggctggagggttcgGCGGTCCCCTTCATCGTTCTGACAGACCACAAGAACTTGGCTTACCTCCGCTCTGCTCACAGACTTAACCCACGGCAGGCACGCTGGGCCCTCTTCCTCACCAGATTCGATTTTACCCTGACCTACCGCCCTGGTTCCCGGAATGGCAAGCCCGATGCCCTGTCTAGGATGCACTCCCCTCCCTCGCACACACCTCGTCGGGAAACCATCCTCCCACCGTCCCGCATCCTGGGAGGCCTTCAGTGGGACGTGGAGAAGCAAGTGTTGGACGCTTTGAAGGACTCTCCTCCCCCGGGGGGCTGCCCGACCGGACGCCTGTTTGTTGTCCCTGCTCTCCGCCCAGAGGTTCTTCGCTGGGCGCACGAATCAAAGCTCGCATGCCATCCCGGAGTTTCGCGCACCACCTTCCTCCTGGCGCAGAGGTTTTGGTGGCCTTCCCTGCGCTCGGACGTCGCTGAGTTTGTGGCCGCGTGCACTACATGTTCCCGTAACAAATCCTCCCATCAGGCCCCTGCAGGCCTTCTATGCCCCCTGCCCATCCCTTCCCGGCCCTGGTCCCACGTGGCGTTGGATTTTGTCACCGGCCTTCCCCCATCCAACGGGAACACTGTCATCCTCACCATAGTGGACCGCTTTTCCAAGATGGCCCACTTCGTCGCCCTCCCCAAGCTCCCCTCAGCCCTCGAGACCGCCCAGCTTCTGGTCCTCCATGTATTCCGGCTCCACGGCATCCCCATCGACGTGGTCTCCGACAGGGGTCCCCAATTCTCCTCGGCCGTTTGGAAGGCGTTTTGCAAGGCGCTGGGGGCGACCGCCAGCCTGTCCTCGGGCTACCACCCTCAAACTAACGGCCAGTCCGAGCGAGCaaaccaggacctggaggccgCCATCCGCTGCGTGTGCCACCAGCAGCCGGCCTCCTGGGCCATCAACTTGCCCTGGATCGAGTATGCCCGCAACTCCCTGGTCAGTTCCGCCACGGGTCTCTCTCCCTTCCATGGGGCTTATGGGTACCAACCCCCAGCCTTCCCCTCACAGGAGGCAGAGTCTTCTGTCCCCTCGGTGTCCGCCCACCTGCGCCGCGCTCGCCTGGCTTGGCGCAACACCCGGATGGCCCTGGCACGCACAGCGGAGCGCAACCAGCGcctggccaaccgccaccgtGTGGCTGCACCTGAGTACAAGCCGGGACAGAGGGTTTGGCTGTCCACACGAGACCTGCCCCTCCACACCTGTTCGAAGAAGCTCCAACCAAGGTTCATCGGCCCTTATCCCGTGGAACGGGTCCTCAGCCCCTCCTCTGTGTTGCTCAGTCTCCCGGACTCTCTTGGTATCCATCCCACATTTCACGTCTCCCTCCTCAAACCAGTCAAGGTCAGTGACCTCAGCCCTCCAGaggtgcctcctcctcctcccaggcttatcgacggccaccccgcattctcggtcaaggccattttggacgtgagaagaaggggcaggggtttccagtacctggtcgactgggaggggtacaGCCCCGAGGACCGCTCGTGGGTCTCTCGCGCGCTCATCCTTGACCCTGACTTACTCTCGGACTTTTACCGTCGCTTCCCTGAGAAGCCAGGTAggccgccaggtggcgcccatcgttaaggggggggtactgtcacatcctggtgcccttgctctgttccccagtctcctccctgtttttgtgtctccccagatcctctgttcctggctggaggcggagctgctgaacaCACCTGAAGCCAATTACTCCGCGTGCTCTTAAGCTGACTGCAGACAGCTGGGGAACGCCGGATTATTGCACTACAACCGCTACGCTACACATGCCGCAGCTCTGTCTCCTAGTTCCTTGTGtttttgcgttcagcagcgctcgcctcTAGCCAACCCtccttgtgtttttccatggtgctccattccgacaccatcgccttttgttaTTACCTTTTGGGCCTAATAAAGCCATCAGAACTCACTCACCTGTCTCCAGTCTCCGTGTCCGGGACCCAGACCCTCCGGGAGCGTAACACTTTGAAATCCCAACCCTAGTTTGAAACActtattttactttgaaatccCAACCATAGTTTGAAACCCTTATCTTACTTTGAAATCCCAAACCTAATTTGAAACCcttcttttactttgaaatccaGACCCTAGTTTTGAAAcccttatcttatcttactttGAAATCCCAACCCTAGTTTGAAACCattcttttactttgaaatcctGACCCTAGTTTGATACCTTATCTTACTTTGAAATCCCAAACCTAGTTTGAAACCcttcttttactttgaaatccaGACTCTAGTTTGAAACCCTTATCTTACTTTGAAATCACAACCCTAGTTTGAAACCcttattttactttgaaatccCAACCCTAGTTTGAAACActtattttactttgaaattCCAACCATAGTTTGAAACCCTTATCTTACTTTGAAATCCCAAACCTAGTTTGAAACCcttcttttactttgaaatcccGACCCTAGTTTGAAACCcttcttttactttgaaatcccGACCCTAGTTTGAAACActtattttactttgaaattCCAACCATAGTTTGAAACCCTTATCTTACTTTGAAATCCCAAACCTAGTTTGAAACCcttcttttactttgaaatcccGACCCTAGTGTGAAAcccttatcttatcttactttGAAATCCCAACCTTAGTTTGAAACCattcttttactttgaaatcccAACCCTAGTTTGAAACCCTTATATGTTTGTAACAAAAGcttgttataaaaaaataaatcgtaTGAGATTAGATCGGCAAGACtgtaaaaaaatagtttgaaCCCTAGTTTGAAATGACTAACAAAACTCCAAGCCCAGTTTAAAAACCCAGTTTTACTCTGAGGTTATACTTAGCCATGGGATTAAACCCTAATCTGAAAACTGCACAGAAACATACGGAAAGTTGTTCCCAAATGTTGGTTAGTGTTGGTACATTCGGCTGCTTTGAGTAGGTCACGCTTGCTCTTGACAAAGACGGCAGCAGATACAGTGAAGCACttcacatacccccccccccccccccccccatcacaatAAATGAAGTGATTCAACCTGGGGCAGCAGGCTAAGCCGATTACTGTCATTCCCTACCACTTGTCCCTCGCAGCTAACAACTTCCAATTAGCAATTCCTGCTGCACATATCAGCGCCCTGCCAGCCGACCGCCATGGAGAGTGCGGCAACGAGACGACTTGCATGTTAATCTACTGTGTGCTGGCAATCTGTGTCATCGTCAGGAACAGAGACACTAAAAAAGTGCTGGtccaatgacaacaaaaagcaTTGCTACTGCAGACAGGACTTCCCATCTTCCAGTAAATGATGGAATATTGAATCCTCCTGGTGATGCAACTAGGAATGGCGCCCTCACCTGGTGCTGTTGGCCCAACCTGAAGGGCAGTGCTCCGCCATGCTGGAGTGTCGTGGCGGTCTGGTGATTCTGGAAGTGGAGTGGCTGATGGTTTTGGGCGTCAGGAGGGGAATCCTGCTGGTTGGATGTCTTGTTGCCTGAGCTAGCCACCAAGGGCATCCCGTGATCCGAGGTGGCATTGGGGGTGAAGTGCCCCCTGGGTTTGGCGGCGAGTGCCTTCATCTCCACGTGATGGCCGTTGGTCTTGAAAAGGCCATTGTTGACACCTTTGGTCTGCGGAGGTAGTCTTGGCCTGGTCCCTTTGTCCTGGGGGAAGGTGCTGGTGGAGGAGTGTGTGCTCATGGTGGGCGCCCAACTTGCCAGTCCCGCGGGCAAtgtgtggtggtgatggtggtggagtAGCAAGCTGGGCTGGTGCTGGTTGGCCGCCATCTGCTTCAGCTGCTCCGCATGGGAGATCTCGGGCCAACAGGGCATGGACCTGGGGGGCCCCACCTGAGTGTTAACCTtctgtgtggtggtggtggaagcAGTGCAAGAGGTGGTCATTGTAAACGACGGGCCCGCTGAGGCCGGCCGGAGCTGCGAAGAGCCACCGTGGACCTGACCGTAATCTGGAGAGTGCTCCATCTTGATGGTCTTCTCCAGGGGGGAGCACATGCTGGCCACTGCTCCCGCTGAGCTGGGTCGCCCCGGATCCAAACCAAAAGTGTCATCCTGCTTCAGCATCTTCTCAAACTCCAGGTCGTTGAGAGGAGGCACCGACTTGGTCAGCTCGTCAAAAAGATCCTGGAGCTCCGGGTCGATCTGACCTTCCTCTTTGAAATCAAAAATCATCTCCGCATGGGAACGCCCGCATGACTGGACCTCCACTGGTTCTTTCTTCATTTCCTTCAAGGTCATGCTGAAGACGTCAGAGGCCACAGCGTGCGGCATCATGTAGTTCTTCCTGTGCACCGCCATGGCCGACGAGGCTTGCAAAGAGTGGGCATGGCCTAAGTTGTGGTTGCCCTGGGCTCGCCCCATTCCACCAGCTTCTACACGGACTCGCTTGAAATCAGAAGTGGAGAAAGCGCAGGAGTTCTGCTTAGGCACATGTCCCTCCATCTTCCTCCGCAAAGACCCTTGAAGCTGGAAAACACAACGAGAAACACTCAACACAAACGCCACAGACTTTTCATCTTCCTGGGACTCCATCTTACTTAAACCTCATATTCCTAAGACTCCATCTTACTTAAACCCAATCTTCCGAAGACTCCATCTTACTTAAACCCAATCTTCCTAAGACTCCTTCTTACTTAAACACCATCTTGCTAAGATTACATCTTACTTAAACCCCAACTTCCCAAGACTCCATCTTATTTAAACCCCATGTTTCTAAGACTTCAGCTTCCTAAGACTCCATCTTACTTAAATCTCATATTCCAAAGACTCCTTCTTACTTAAACACAATCTTCCTAAGACTCATCTTACTTAAATCTCATATTCCCAAGACTCCATCTTACTTCAACTTCATATTCCACAGACTCCTTCTTACTTAAACCCCATCTTCCTAAGACTACATCTTACTTAAAGCCCATCTTTCTAAGACTTCATCTTCCGAAGACTCTGGCTTCATAAGACTCTATCTTACTTAAACCTCATACTAAGTAAGACTCCATCTTACTTAAACCCCATTTTTCTAAGACTCCAGCTTCCTAAGACTCCATTTTACTTAAACTTCATATTCCTAAGGCTCCTTCTTACTTAAACCTCATATTCCTAAGACTCCTTCTTACTTAAACCCCATCTTCCTAAGACTACATCTTACTTAAAGCCAGTCTTTCTAAAACTCCATCTTCCGAAGACTCTATCTTACTTCAACCTCGTATTCCTAAGACTCCATCTTACTTAAACCCCATCTTTCTAAAACTCCATCTTATTTAAACCCCATATTTTTAAGACTTCGGCTTCCTAAGACTCACTTACTTAAATCTCATATCCTTAAGACTCCTTCTTACTTAAGCCCAATCTTCCTAAGAGTCATCTTACTTAAACATCATATTCCAAAGATTCCTTCTTACTTAAACTGTGTCTTCCTAAGACTACATCTTACTTAAAGCCCATCTTTCTAAGACTCCATCTTCCGAAGACTCCATCTTCCTGGGACTCAACCTTACTTAAACCCCATAAGACTCTAGCTTCATAAGACTCTATCTTACTTAAACCTCATATTCCAAAGACTTCATCTTACTTAAACCTCATATTCCAAAGACTCCTTCTTACTTAAACCCCATCTTCCTAAGACTACATCTTACTTAAAGCCCATCTTTCTAGGACTCCATCTTCCGAAGACTCCATGTGACTTAACTCCATCTTCCTGAGACTCCAGCTTCCTAAGACTCCATCTTACTTAAACTTCATATTCCTAAGGCTCAATCTTACTTAACCTCATATTCCAAAGACTCCTTCTTACTTAAACCCAATCTTCCCAAGACTCATCTTACTTAAACCTTATTTTCCCAAGACTCCATCTTACTTGAACTTCATATTCTTAAGGCTCCTTCTTACGTAAACCCCATCTTCCTAAGATTACATATTCCTTAGACTCCTTCTTACTTAAACCCCATCTTCCTAAGACTACATCTTGCTAAAACTCCATCTTACTTAAACCCCATCTTCCTAAGACTCCACCTTACTTAAACACCATTTTTCTAGGACTCCATCTTCCTACGACTCCATCTTACTTAAACTCCATCTTCCTAagattcaattttattttcatattaaaatgaattacaattattttctaCTATTGTAGAAAAAGCTGTTCGAttctccatgtggagtttgcatgttctccctgtgcatgcgtgggttttctccgggtattccggtttcctcccacattccaaaaacatgctaagttaactGTCGACTTCAAATTGTCTGTAGGAATGTGAATGATTGTGTGTCTACAGTATGTGCAGtgtgccaccagtccagggtcacctgaagtcagctgggataagctccagcatacccccaccacccGAATaagaataagcagcatagaaaatggatggatggagtttcAAGTTATTCATAGCTAAATATAACATTTAGCTATGAATAACTTGAAACTCTAGTTTAAAAACCTAGTCTTACTTTGACCCAAGATTGAAACCCCAGTTTGAAATAACCCAACCCAAAACCCCTCCCCTGGTTTGAAACCCCAATCTTACTTTAAAATGACCCAGAACGCTCATAATAGGATTATTTAGGCATTCATCAGGGATCCGAATAGTTATGTCAAAGTTGGGTTAGGTTGAGGTTTTGGTTTGGGTTAGTCTACTGTTTGTTTCAAATGTAACCACGCCCACAGTGACAAGAGatggttttaaaatgttttttaccaAGCAGGAACACATTCAGCTGCAAAGCAAATGCAATTTCCAACGCACGCAAGAGGGTTATTTCTGATGTATTCTGGGCGCTGTGGATGGGCTCAGGCGATAACGAAGGAAGCTGATACTGTCGGCGCACCGCGGGGGGAGCACAAGGGGGCCTTTGTCTgcttggctcatttgcatacattaAAAACCTTCCTCCATTGCATTTCTCCTCGCATGAACACTCATTTACAGCAACGGCGCTAATCACACCCAAAAGCGGATCCTAGCCTCTTTTGCATATTTCCAGCTGCAGATATTTCCCGCCATAGCAAGGCAGTAAAACGCTGCTGGAGTCTATAAAGTGTTCACCCGTGGTGGCATCAAATGTTATCTGATCAAATGTACAAAGCCTCACGCTCACGGTGGGAACAACATTCCCAGCAGCTGGCACACGTTACATGAACATGCGTCACCGCCCGCCGGCTTGAGGAGCCGCAGCTCTGTTTGTGCTCTTAACAGTTACTTGGAACCACATCCACACGTTTTAATCAAGGTGCAAGGTGACGCACCGGCAATCATTATCATCTTCTTCTCTCAGCTCAGCACAGCAGGAGAAACTACTGGAAGGGTGGAAAACTATGAAATATCCTCGGAAAAGACAGCAAATAAAGCACTCTCATGGTGCGATGCTCGCAAAAGACGGCAGTGGCAGGCTGAGTGCAGTTTTGTGGTAAATggcaaaggtatgaatgtgagtgtggacggtgccctgccattggctggaaaccagtccagggcataccccgcctctcccccttagacagctgggataggctcctagGCCGTCTAACTCAAAGATCGTGACAACTAATATGTCCACCCATAGTACCGCGGTCATTCCAGTACCGCACAATACTAGCGAGGCAGCTAACAATGTGCTAAAAAGTCCTCGCACCATTTctgatttttcctttttttggatGTTTGACACACtccaatgtttcagatcatcaaacatatGAAATATTAGTCACTGACAACATATGGTTTTGGTTTCGCAATTGTTGAAGTGAGGCATgtacttctttggatgttgttgtggggtcttttgcgaccTCCTCGATGAGTCGTGTTGCTGTTGCTCTCTTGGGGTctttttggttggccggccactcctgg is part of the Doryrhamphus excisus isolate RoL2022-K1 chromosome 8, RoL_Dexc_1.0, whole genome shotgun sequence genome and encodes:
- the zmp:0000001236 gene encoding mastermind-like protein 2, producing the protein MGEATPAQSTTGAFAPMLGVGLSSIGAGPMGHGPSRGSAVPQLHSAIVERLRARIELCRRHHSTCEDRYQRGQVESSDREHESTLHLLNVVQQGPGNRKSKGSRASGQQPPEYGGRANGGQRVLEGDQKMSTRMALQGSLRRKMEGHVPKQNSCAFSTSDFKRVRVEAGGMGRAQGNHNLGHAHSLQASSAMAVHRKNYMMPHAVASDVFSMTLKEMKKEPVEVQSCGRSHAEMIFDFKEEGQIDPELQDLFDELTKSVPPLNDLEFEKMLKQDDTFGLDPGRPSSAGAVASMCSPLEKTIKMEHSPDYGQVHGGSSQLRPASAGPSFTMTTSCTASTTTTQKVNTQVGPPRSMPCWPEISHAEQLKQMAANQHQPSLLLHHHHHHTLPAGLASWAPTMSTHSSTSTFPQDKGTRPRLPPQTKGVNNGLFKTNGHHVEMKALAAKPRGHFTPNATSDHGMPLVASSGNKTSNQQDSPPDAQNHQPLHFQNHQTATTLQHGGALPFRLGQQHQGVPPGPRMPANGSVGQLRPPAPTHPLKGPAKSPTMQRHHADKDNTQDQFSRHLTRPPPDYKRSVVGGNVFPGPTSSQSSSAEKDLRCHLQGEMSLSPSDHRFEGHSAPCIGQFSQHNNQNRISPNKPRFLSPNTQGSSFGMNNVAGGQHPRTTADSHSPGVAGQGLGGTMTNMGWCSSGKTGTTGLRRQAQLEPPKHQYLQRPLGPPNHVAPDIRMLPMNPSVRDAGSRLMQPAIGSPSAPNLNQSSPEQRVPVGNFPEAACSSYHSGRPNHVTFDFLPEGDNMVPGINTDSDFIDSLLKSGSGNDDWMKDINLDEILGNHT